A stretch of DNA from Zootoca vivipara chromosome 16, rZooViv1.1, whole genome shotgun sequence:
TAAGCACATATTCATAACCACTTCCTACCTTTACAGCTACATGCAGCTTGGCTGTTTTTTTGGAAGGTCCTGAAGCTTCATATGAAATGCCATCTACTTCCACAGACATAGTAAATATAGGAGCATGAACTGGACCTGTCTGAGACACTAGTTTATACTGAAGTCCAGGTTTCAGTTGGTTCAGTTTCATCAGTGCATTCATAGCTTGCGGTGGTTCCGATttctcctctgaacaaaagaagGTTTTTGTCAGATATTAATGTATTGACTGAAGACCCCACATTAATATCCTTTGTGCTCTACAAAGTGCACAGTGTTAAGTTTATAGCTATCAAACAAAACAGCCAAAGCAGAAGAACAACTTGACATTTGTTTCTACCTCCTAACATTCACTGACATTTACATATCAACATGAATCCAACACATCTGGATTAGCAAGCACTTGGAAAACTATGTATACCTACCTCTTGCCAACTCAATACCTTTTTTCtgaatcttctttttctttttgcttggaGACTTCTCCTCTCCGTCTTCTTCCATAGGACGTTTCAACGGAGCAATGGCATATGTGGTGCTAGGGGGAATCTGGACTGTAGACAAGATTTTAGATTGTCAATAAAAGCACCAACATATTTTCTGTCGGAAATAAAATTCCAAACTACTAAAACCTACCAGTGTAATCAACTGGGTTTTCATTTTTTGGTTTCTTGGGCATCTTTGATGGCAACGGATCCATCCCCAAAACTTTATGAAGTTGACCAAAAGCAGCAAGCCTTAACGCATGCTAGAGAGATAGAATGTGTATTACTGAGGTGTCCAAACTGCTCCTAGCTTTTCCCACATTCATAACAAAACCCATTCCCAGTATTTCAAGCCAGAAACGTCTGAAGACCAAAGTCAGCAAGCACTCTGGAACTTACTGttaagtttttaaaaacctgACATCTTATTTTtgggaaatcagcaaaaaaacTCCTGTTTTACTTAATGGGACCCTTTCTTCTGTTTCAGATTATAGCCAGCCTCATTGGGAAAACTAGCTATCATTAAGAACTCATTGCGGTTTTGTAACATCTGTAATCAAAACTATACCTGAGCACTCTGTGTGATATCTTCCCTTTGTTGTCTGTCTAGATGCCCAATAGCATCAGTGGCTTCTTTTTCACAAGGATCATAAATACCAGAACCATCTGAAGGCAGGAAACAAGGAAGATATGCAGAGAATTATCCTAGGGTCTCTACGTAGACTCAAATATTCCCTCAGCATCACCTAAGACTCAGAAATGTAAGTAGCTCAATTGAAGTTCTTGATCCAATGGGCAATAATTTTGATCTAGTCTGCAATACAGATCAATAAGCCCAGCACTGTGTGGCAAGGTTGCCAAAGTCTTCAAGCACTCCAAAAGCAACCTGCACATTCTGTCACATCCCCATTAAGGGAGTTGGAATAATGGGTCCATAATTTTAAGAGCATTTGTTCAAGATAATGTCATGCCCTATACATCAAGCCTTAAGTGAAAGAAACAGATAAAATATGGTCATGCCTAACATGGTGGAAACACAAAACCTTGACTAGAGCCAATTTCAGTCACATCTATTGAAATCAAGAACTATCTAACCTGGCATGACTATTCCTGATGCAAGGCATTCAAGAACTCTTCTCAGGGCCTCACCGGCTCCCATTGGTCGATTGGCTGTTCCAATTGATTTCTCACACAGCAGTTCTAGAGGCTGAAAAGACATTTCAGAAATTGTAAGGAAAGTAGTAAACAGTTATCAGTGCCCATAGTACAGATGCTGGCCTACCTTAACCATTACTCTATTAAATAACTCAGTCAAAGAGACACATGCATGACTAGAAAATTGGGTGTTGGATCTAGAAGACCTTGGTACAAGCTTGCCTATCACTGACTCAATGGAAAAGTTGACATGTGGATGTTAGTGCCctttctgtaaaatgggaatcaGTGAATGCAATAAAGTTTTCAAACTTAGCAAGTGCAACATAAATAGTAGAAATAACATGCTCTCTATAGCTTTAACATATAGAATGCTCATAGCTCAGATATTAATTGCTTCTGCTTCAAAGTGGCTTCTCTGatgcagctttgggggggggattgtagtTCCCTAACCCCACCAGCAACTTGAATTGAAGCATGCACCTAATAATATTTTAAGTGTTTGAAGTCAATGGTAATTGTTCAAAAAAATGGGGTTTGCAGTGATCATGTTGGTGAAAGCAAGAATGATCTGCATGCTAAATGATACAGACACTTGCAATTTACTTGCCCTGCATTCATATTCCGCTCAAGCTGAATCAAATGAAGCTTAGCAAAGTTTGGTTGTGGGGGTTGctgtaaggcaggcataggcaaactcgggccctccagatgtttgggactacaattcccatcatctctgaccactggtcctgttagctaaggatgatgggaattatagtcctaaacatctggagggccgaagtttgcctatgcctgctgtaaggtGTGTGGTCATCTAACCTAGACCAGAATCACTTTTAGCTGTTGCCTTGGCGTAAGCTTAACTGAAGGTCTGAAATGTGTGTGAGGGGCTGTCTAATAATGCCTGTGAAGTATTAGAATGGTAATCTGCATTGAAAACTGAATAACCCCACCACATTCTCAAATATTCACTGGCTGCATAGACACATAAGCCAGACTTTCTGTGTGCTGGTGCATGTGGTCTGATCACTCCTCCAGGAGGCCTAGGTTTCCTTTTTGCATTCTAGCAAGCCACAATAAGCAAGCCAACAAAGCATGGTTTAAGATGGGCAGTGACTATGTTTTGTTGTTACAAtcaaactacagtggtccctcgacttacgaattactcgacatccaatgttttcgacttatgaacaggacaaatggccgcacgcttactaatttttctacatccgaacggaaactgttggcggctttaaatgcggtttcctcaacttacaattttttccccctatgggaaaccgcttttcgacttacaaatttttcaacctacgaatgtgcattcggaatggattagtaagttcgtaagttgagggaccactgcaACAACTTCCTGGTACAGTATACATATTCtgctcacagcaggagagggctgaAGTGGAAGTAAGCAGGCAGCATGCACTAGCTCACTGCTCGTTTACAATTTACCATAATAAACTAGAAACTCTGGCTTATGACAATGTTTGTGCAAACACAACCATTATATCTGAAAACAATGGAAACGTCCTACAATGGCATATATTCATTGCACATTcaaattatttatatgccactaaaTGGGTATTATTCCCAAGCAGTGATTTCAAAACTATTCTCTCCCCCAGGCCACCTGAAATTTGCCAAGGCTCTTGTTGGGACTATCGTACTTAATGATTTTTTCTGCCTCTTGCAGCAACTGTGTTAAATACTGTAAGATTTCTAATTGTATTTTCATTATTTAattccttaaatattttattgtattataatttgaattccatagaactCACTTGCATTACAAAATACAACATGataatcaataaaatacaaatacaattgaAATCAATATAACTGCTTAATGGGATGGATATGCTGGCTCTTGTTTTCAACCACAATGCAGAGATCTGCCCTGGACCATCCGAATGTAGCTTGCAGACCACCACTCCTGTTCTAAAAGCACAGGACAAGTCAATTTTGATCCTCAACAAACTGATGAACTGATGCCATGAGGATACTATAGCTATAAACCAAAGCAGACTTTTGGCAAGTATTTTAGAATGGTCAGGCTTCCGCAATCCCTAAAATCCCACCTGATTGTGACTGATTGGTCACATGCAATCAGTCTTATTTAACAACCTAGGCAATCTTACAAAGATTACACTTTTCTTAAACataaaaaggatttaaaaagcACCTGCTTTTTCTCACAcacttttgcattttaaaaaagaaataacttGAAAGATTACCCATCCTCTAAGTGGAGCCCAAGTAGGCACACGGGTACACAGATCTCTCAGCACTCTGATGACTATGACACATGATTTCAAGCCATTTGCCCTGGCCTAGAATAAAGTAATAAGCAACACAGGTTCAGTAATATACTGCATACCAGGACCAAATTGAGACAAAATATAAATTTCTTGTAGTGCTACTTTGTCAAGGGTAAACTATGTATACATCtccatagctttatttctttAGTTTAATTACTGTGTATGAAAACTTACTCTTAacacaaagcagcagcaatgaaatCTACTCCATTCCTTCTCTGAAAAACTAAATTCATTCAAGTGCTTCTTTAGCAACTGTACATATAACAGATGCTAAGTTCTGCACATCTACAGCCcagatttaaaacattttaatgaagTTATACAATTACAACTTACAAGTTTTCTACTTAAAGACAAATATAAGAACAAAATGCAAACCTGGAACCACTTGGCGTGTCGGAGTGACGCCAAGGCAGCAAGGCATTTCTGCCTGTCCAGAACGTCCGGTGAGTCGTTGACTGATAGCGTTTCTATTCGTGGGTGGAATAAGAAGACAAGGTACAGTTTGACCAAGGGGGTTCTGTCGGGTGGAGAGGGGATGAGGCAGTTTCCTAAAGGGCAGCTGAGGCTCCCAGAACTCTGATCTACAGCCCTGTACCTGAAAATATAGCCTCAATACACTTTACTTTGTCACCCTTATGAACTAACAACTACATAAGGAGAACAATGTGAGGCACTAACTCACTcttacaaaaggaaaggaaaccctACAGGGAAGGACAGAAATCCTAAACTATTTTAACCAGGTTACAAAAAGGTATAGAACTATGCTAACCAACAGAATGGAAGGTTAAAATTATATCCCCACTCTATATCCACAGAAGTACATAACTAAAAGCTTTTCTAGATGGGAACCCCCTCCGCCCACAAGGCTTGACTGCCCTGGCCCCAGCCCATGACAGAGTGCGTCCTGTTGGTCAAAGGTCCAGCGTCCCTAAAATCGACAAACTAGAAGGCTTGGTAGATGTGGTCAGATATCAGAACCATAAAACAATCAGTAGCGAACAAAATTACTATCCAGTCTGTGCTGCAGCAAAAGTGAAGATAGGAAGAAGCCAGGGTTTTAGATAAGGCTAGTTCAGTGATTTGAAATGTGAGACCCTTTAAGCATTGTGTTCACCTGGCTACTGAAAAAATCATTCTAGATTTATTCAAATGTGAAGATTGCTTTTAATATTAAGGGTGAATTCACACATCCAAGCTCATCTCTGTACGATCAAGTGATGTGCATGTATGAAGACAGCTATCACACAAACACCGGGACAGGTATTTTGTAGTATTTGATATCACCTCAAATACTTTGTGTGGACTGCCTCCTTGAACTCAGCTGCAAATAATCAAGCTGAGTTATTGTATACATACTTGTCACTCAGACCCATACTGTAGATGCGGGAGTAAGATGAAGGATGGAGTAACTTTATCCAAAACTCTGCATTACATTATTGAATTCAGCTGAACAGGCTGAAACCCCAAAACgaccaaaaatacaaaaagcaactaTCATTTTTGCTGCAACACAAACTGCTTTTATGTAACATATCCAATTTCATGAACATGCAGAAGTCATTTAAACTAAGACTTCATCTTAAGAGGTTTTAGTTTACATTTATAATGTCTGTATCCATCATTAAGGTCTGATGAAAAAAGTTTTACCAGTGAATTAATGTACTTGTACAAGGCCATACAAAAAGgcccaaacatttaaaaaattgatttaatttGGAAGGTGCTACTCAGATTCTAGAAGCCTATAATCCAGTTGTTCATAACCATGACACTGTGTAGCATTGTGACACAAAGTTGATTTGCATGAAATTGCTCTGCCTAATCAAAAACAGAACACCACAGTGAACAATGAAGTCCGTCTGGAAACTTATTCTGCGGTTGCTAGCAGTTTTCAGTCCTCCATACCTCCAGCTaacattttttccatttcttctctgACAACAGGAGATGTCAAGTGGATGGTAAGTGTCAGTGGAGGTTCTTTTGTATTCTTAATGATAATTGCAGCTTCACTGACAGATTGGATAATTTCATATTTATCTTCAGTAATAGCCTGAAACACAAAGAAATGCCTTAGAGTTTTATCAGTCTCTCTACCTTTCTGCAGTGCCAACATCCAAGTTAAGAGCTTTGGGGCAACCAACTACCACActtttagcagacatctgaaggcagccctgtttagggaagcttttaatgtttaatagattattgtattttaatattctgttggaagctgcccagagtggctggggaaacccagccacatgggcggggtataaataataataataaattgttgttgttgttgtttgattttgGCGTAGTTGGTATAGCCAAGAGCAACATATGGAAATTCGCTTCAGGGGCCCAAATGCTCCTTGGGCAAGCTGCCCAAGATATGGAATCCACCACATCTCCCTACCCTTCAcacatttctccccacccccaacttgcaCAATGACTGGAAAGGTACTTCAGGCAGAAAACCCCTTTCAACACTAGGACATTTCCTCTTATAAAGGTTTAACTAAAGCTTCCCATTTTGTCTGAGCAATGAGTTTATCTAGCCCATTCAAATATCAGACTAGTTTCAAAAGAGGAAATATTGATAATGAAATCATACTATGGTATCTAAATAGTTTCTCAAATAAGCCAGTAGTAGCAAATGAAGATGAGCTAAAGCCAGTAGTAGCAAATGAAGATGAGCTACCAAGTACTGAGGAATGTTCTCCAGCTTAATTTGTAATGTTCTGGAAGTTCTGAAGGGACAGACCCACAGGGCTAGTTACAAGAGGTGCCAGCAACTGGATACAGAAAACTGGCAAATGGTAGGCAAAGTACTTGGTAGATCTAATTACAATGGGCCCAACACTTATGCAAAGGTTCAGTCCCGGAGCACCATGCACAAAGTGCAAAGTATGGAACACCTGGAACAGGGCTACCTGCAAAGTGGATGGCTGCTTACTGGACTCTGCAAAGGAGGCACAAGGGAGAGCCATGGCAGCTCCTTGCCAAACCTTGCTCAACTTTGGGAAGGAGAAGCAAGGGCTCGGGcagctccttcccaaagcaaaGCTGCAAGAGAAACCCACTAGATGCATGGGTtgggcagaaataaataaatggagagtggggAATGATGGGTTTTccctgctctccatttatttatttatttatttaggtgatTGCAGGCTCAATGTACTACTGTACATAAAATATTTGCTCCAGAATTATCCCACATCAGCTATGCTTTGATTACAAGCAAACTTTAAATGCTACAGTATACGATAGCAAAATGCATGATTTTTAGatgttataattatttattaaatttctatactgccctctATACTGAAAGGAGCACAGTGCATTTTACAATAtgaaaccacaaaaatacattacatagTAACTAACAAAAACTATAACACCCCCCAACTGTTTTAAAAGCCatagtttaattagccaaaggccttggagaagaggaatgtttttgcctggcacctaaaaatatgtaaATAGGTGCTTGTTACTCAGATTGAGTTACTTTATCCAAAACTGCATTACATTAGAGTATCCAACAGCAAAAATTCTGCATTACATAAATTCTGCATTACAGCAAAAACTGCATTACATTAGAGTATCCAACAGCAAAAATTCTGTGCACTCTTTGGCATGAAACCCCATAACCCAATAAAGTAGGATAACATTGTATTTGTTGCACGAAcaagtaaaaaataaacaaaataagcgGTAGCAATTataagcttttaaaaattgcctATTTTTCATACTCACAGCAAGTTGGGTTCCAAGATTATCTGCCACTTTTTCCAAAAGACCAATAGTAGGCTTCTCCTTGCACAACAGAACCAACTCAAGATCCAAGTCTCCCTTAAGCAAGAGCCCCTTCGCTACAAGACCAACACGCATCACTCCACGAAGTGTCCGAGTCAAGTTCTCTGTGGTCTTCGGCTCACTAAGAAATGATGAAAAGAAGCTTTACAGAAAATGATGAAATGACAAACTGCTCTTTTATTATGCTAAGCATTTGTTCAAATCAAACTTTCAGCACACAATGGAAACACTGGGCTGTTTCAAAATAGCCACCAAACTGTTTTGCACTACATGGAGGGACCCAAATATCTTTAAAAGTTGATTCAagtagaacaaacaaacaaaggtatTACATCTCTATCAGCCCATTGTTTCTACCAGTCTATCATCGTGTacaagtggtacctcgcaagacgaatgtcctgcaagacgaatttttcgcaagacgaatgtgtcttgagATTTGGTggtgatttgcaagacgaattcgttttgcaaaaaattagtcttgcgaatcgcggtttcccattggaatgcattgaaatttaattaatgcgttcctatgggcaaaaaaagaaatttcaatgcattcctatggaaaaccgcgattcgcaagacgaattttttgcaaaatgaattgacttgcggaacgaattaaatttgtcttgtgaggcaccattGTACAGGTCTTTTAATCCCCAAAGCATTCATCTACCTGCCAGgggtaaaatacagtattaataaaATTTTAATTTCAAGGAATAAATACTAATAGAATATGGCCTCCTCTtaagcaaaaaaaatgaaaagggaacTTCCTTGCCATAGAATATGGAGTCTGAGAAAAGTCAGGAAGCAGTGAGGCataacagccagtgtggtgttgaaGTAAGTGTCgaactaggatctgggagaccagagttcaaatctccactcagccgtaaagctactgggtgaccttgggctagtcactgcctttcagcctaacctaccttacagtgTTGCTATGGAGATTcaatgagctccttgggggaaagggtggaatgtaaatgcaataaataactgCTTCCAGAGCCTCTGAGACTCAGCATGAAGCCTAGGAGATTCCCCACCATCCCAAACAGGGCAAAGGTGTGGGTGGAGAAGAGAGGTGCATTGCTGCTGTCTGAGCCTTTTAAACATTCATTAGAGTGAAGCATCCTACACCCTCCAGCTTGGTGTGTGGGCAAGTGAAAAGTTGCACTGGGCTCTAGAAACACTCATAAGTGTTTCTGAAGTTCAGCAAGATGCCATTGGGAAGACTTCATTTCCTCTCAGGGTTGCAACGGGGCTGGTAGCAATCATATATTTTAGGTGACTATGAAGGCTTCATGTGCTTATGGGCGCCTGGAAATGGATGAGTTGGACTACGAGTAAGAGAAGATTATGGAAACTCAAGTATAGCTAGTGGCAGAATGACTGGTCAAGAAAGGCACTGGGAGATACCATCTAATCCAGCCCTGAGCAAAGACCTTCTTCTAAAGTGTTTCCCTCCTAGACGATAGCATGGAGAATGCACCAGTGTCCTGGAGTCTAGACCACTGGGTACCAATGAACTGTGTATCCTTAGTTTAGAGTGAATAGACAGAAGTGCAGCCTGTGTAATGGTTATAGCGCAGAACTATTAAACAGAGAACATTTAACTGAATATTTTAGTTTGCAATTAATCTAATCCTGTGATGTGTTCCTCAATTGTTTCTTCCACCTTTACATTAAAATGCAGAGGTCTACATACTGTAGCAACAATGATaatcttccttttattttcttcaaTGCTCTTAAGTCGAAAGTTTTCTCCCCAACTGGAAAAAGCAATAATTAGACACCTTTGGATGCTGTTCCATTCCAGATACATGGAGTATCTGTTAAGCACTGTTTGGCTaaagagtactgtatattcctgcgtataagactactttttaacccaggttgtcttatacgcccagtcatcttatgcgccggaatatacagtatttggagAGGCTGAGAGAGAATGACTTCCCAAAGCTACTTAGTGAGTTCACGGCAAAGGCAAGATTTGACCCAGCAATGTCCTTATCTGTAAATTCAGTCTCTTATCCACTATGGTGCAGCAACTTCAAGAATGCCTTCTCACAGCCCACCAAGAAATTAGCCCTGAGGTTTTGATATAGGGAGGAAAATTCCATAAAACATTCTACAGCTCCATTTTTTCATGGAAttttcagtttaaaaataaaaatacaatgccATTTTAAAACTAAACCACTCTGCACATGGAATGACTTCTGTGAGCACAATGGAAATTGTACTCCCCCTGCATTCACCTATCTACCCCAGAGGAACCCCCACATCAAGGTGGAGGGGGGTGGCTGCACAGCACGAGAAGCTCTATTGTGCCTGCACAAGTCATCCCACACACAATGATTTAGTTGGATGCAACTCAGTAGGTTGCATCTAAATAAATACACTAAACACTTACAGTAAGCATTTAAATTAGTAAATACACTAaatggatattattattaattattattactactactaatttgCTTGGTTCAACTAATATATATTATCCATTTAGTACTTTACTAATTGAAGCAACTAAAACACTGCACATGTGGAATGACTTTTTCTGCGGAAACTTACCTGAACCTTTTTTTGGGTGACTACCCCAAATATATCTGTGTGCATTTATTATATAAATACATAGGTCTTTAGTGTGCAAAAATTAGCATATGAAGTTTTCAGTACCTTTATTTCCTTTTAGAATTTAAACACTAAGGAGGCATATGTGGTTGTGTTGCCACATCCCTAAACATAGTTACAACGCATTAAGCAtgattatttttttcaatttcctTTCCTCGTCAAAGTatttcatttcaaatatttttggCTATTTGAAAATTCTTTGACAGTTATACAACAGATAAAATTAGTATAGCAGACTTCTAGATTTGCTTACTAAAAATAAGTCAAAGATGCAAAATGAGATCTCAACCTACATAAGGCATCAGAAGTTTCCAATTCAAACATTTTCAGAACAAAAATCCACTTTTCTGATGTTTAAATTTATGCTGTACTAGTATACACCCCAAGAAATGCAAAGGGGTATCATATCCAGTCCATGTTTTCTCCTTGACAACAAATACCCACCCTATACTGTATTTATAGGGAAATCTAGTGAAAAAACGTGACACTTTCTAGTTCCAGGAAGACTTCAACACAATTACCCAAGATTCAAGAAAATACCACTCACATATATGTATGTGGTAATGTAGttgggctgcaatcttatactcttagctgggagtaagcccaacaGAACTAAATgacacttatttctgagtagatgtgtatagCACTGCACAGTAAGAGATTCTGTGGTAGTGGCAAATCCTCCAGCAGCAATTAACTTAATTGATGAAATGTTCTAAAATGTTTGTGACTGTTCTATCAGCTTAATCAGGGATGGAtaacctgtagtcctccagatggtgttggacctGAATTTGCAACAGTCTCAGGAAGCATGGCCAGTAGTTAGGataggagctggaatccaacaacatatggatgaCCACAAGTTCTCCTCTCTCTATGGTAAATGAAACAACCAAAACTGTGGACAACAGGAACAAAGTCATGCTTACTGTTTAACCTACTGTGGCAACTGGAGATTTGCCTTTAGACGTAGAGATGGCTGCTTGCAATTGTGCCCTTTGTAAGTATTTAGCAGCTGACTGATGAGCAGAAATGTTACTTACCTTCCTTCTTTGTTCTCTTCTTCAGCTACAGTCTCCATGGTCTCAGGTTCTGGCTGCTCTCCGCTACCTTTCTCTTGTTCATTAATCCAGTCAGATACAGCCTTGAGAGCACGTTCAGTGTGAGAGACCATGTTCTGTACTGCTGTCAGCTCCTCTTGTGTTGGATAAACTGCAGAGTGTTTTGCCATAACATGGCGGTCATCATTCACAAAAATACGCATTGGCCgctgaaaataaaaacacaaatagtaAACCAACAGTGTATGCTATTGGCTTTCACCTCTGAATGGCAGTCTCTTACCATTTTTGCTTTTGACCTTTGGCTGAATTTTTCAAgaaatatttgcttcttccaatttGTACTCGCCCAGTGTGTTCAGTACTCTGGGAAAATGAAAAGGATAAACAATAtcagaaatcaatcaatcaatctttattgcGGTTATAGACCAGACAGAAAATTTAACAACAGAAACATACACTTCATCTTCATCCAATAATATCATAAAACAAACTGGTGGACTTGTCACAATTATGAATTTATATTATAACAAAATATACCATTACATTTTATGTTAATCCATGATTTATCATGTTCATAGAGGTCTCATTCTAATCTCCCCATCAACAATCCTTGTTGCAAACCATGTGAGCAACAAGCGCTGATCACCGTTTGTTTCATTCCAATCAAACCACAATGCAAAACCAAGATTTGCTCTTGGCTTTCTGATAATAATTTGAGTGAAATGCTAAGCAAGAAATTGTGGTTTGTTGTTCCTGATAGGGAGGGGCAAAGCCAGAGCCATCTCTGTATTCATGATAAACCAGCAACTATGGTGTACTGTACTGCAGGGAAAGGaaacctgcggtcctccagatccTGGACTCCAAGCTCCCTTAGAAAGCATGAGCAATGGTTGAAGAGAACTGTGATCCGGTAGGATCTGGAGTGTCGCCCATGGCTTGTTGTGTTGTGAGAATGGGGTAATGGGTTATGTGTTGCCATGAGAACAAATTGCTTTATTGTAGCAAGAACTTTGAGAAGTGCAGGACagacacatttgaaacacataaAAAGAACTAAAAACAGAGCTTGCTGGTCACAGGAATGATTTAAGTTTGTAATTTGTGAAGTTAAGCATACTGGGGCCTGGCAGAAGACGTTCACCTTGTGCTATGCGGTCCTTTGAGCACAACAGGATAAAGATCTTTGggaccaaaggaaaaaaaatttctctcagtttttaacaataacaaaacatttagCACAACCCCCCACTCCATCTAGACTGTTCTGTTAAAAAATGTTAAACCAAAGTGACCCAACCTGCTAGAGATGGGGGGAGGCCGATCAATAACAACATATTACATTGCAACATGAAGTTGATGAGGCAAGAAGCAGTGTGTCTTGGACAAATGTTCAGATCACAAACAAAGATGCTACACTAAACTAATACTACCAGCACAACTTTTCACAGAAAGAATATAATTGAAGTTGTAAACATTAAATAAAAACTAGTCTCAGTCTAACTTCGCTTTTAAACTACAAATTAAGCACCTGTTTTAGTTAAGCTTATGAAGCTGCACAAATTCAGTTGTATTCATCAATCTCAAATGCTCTGCAAGCCTATTTCAGAACTGGTTTCTTGTGGAAAATGAGCAGCAAAGTTCAGGGaagaacaatattttattttcattgttggggggggaagcaagcacAGAGACACTGGAAAATGCCTAGGCTGTACAACACTATTCAGCACATCCTATTGCCTTTAAGCCTTCCcccaatttgtgcatctaatccTGGATTCAGCTTGCATTAAATTATTTCAAATTACGGTTTAGTGGGGCTATGATTTCTTGACCCAACAATCCTGAGTAGCTGGTACACCCACTCAATATCTCTCTTTCCATGGGCTCGGGTGTTAACCCACTGCTTTGAAATCGTAATTCCTAGCCAAACTTAATAGTAGCGCTACTTTTGTAAACGGAAAGCCAAGGCtcctaagtttgggaaacgccaTCACCTCTTTTGCTAGTTAACTGACAAAACAAAAAGCTGATAGTTGCCTAGAAGTAGCAGACTTTGAAAAGAGCTGCTTATCACAAACTTAAGCTTTACAATCATTA
This window harbors:
- the ILF3 gene encoding interleukin enhancer-binding factor 3 isoform X4; protein product: MRPMRIFVNDDRHVMAKHSAVYPTQEELTAVQNMVSHTERALKAVSDWINEQEKGSGEQPEPETMETVAEEENKEGSEPKTTENLTRTLRGVMRVGLVAKGLLLKGDLDLELVLLCKEKPTIGLLEKVADNLGTQLAAITEDKYEIIQSVSEAAIIIKNTKEPPLTLTIHLTSPVVREEMEKMLAGETLSVNDSPDVLDRQKCLAALASLRHAKWFQARANGLKSCVIVIRVLRDLCTRVPTWAPLRGWPLELLCEKSIGTANRPMGAGEALRRVLECLASGIVMPDGSGIYDPCEKEATDAIGHLDRQQREDITQSAQHALRLAAFGQLHKVLGMDPLPSKMPKKPKNENPVDYTVQIPPSTTYAIAPLKRPMEEDGEEKSPSKKKKKIQKKEEKSEPPQAMNALMKLNQLKPGLQYKLVSQTGPVHAPIFTMSVEVDGISYEASGPSKKTAKLHVAVKVLQDMGLPTGVEGRERGDESAEETDQKPVAITAPPVVETVCTPSAASPSEQTENVKQQGPILTKHGKNPVMELNEKRRGLKYELISETGGSHDKRFVMEVEVDGQKFQGAGSNKKVAKAYAALAALEKLFPDAPLPMEQKKKRAPMPARGGPKFPVKHNPGYGMGGPMHTEVPPPPNMRGRGRGGNIRGRGRGRGGFGGANHGGYMNAGAGYGSYGYGGNSATAGYSQFYSNGGHSGNAGGGGGSAGYGSYYQGGDYSSPAPPKHAGKKQQHGGQQKPAYGSGYQPHQGQQQQSYNQNQYSNYGPPQGKQKGYNQGNYASYSNSYNSPAGGGGGSDYNYESYGGGGGRGGSGANNYGSGGAAYNAGSHGGYGGGAGGGGSSYQGGYSQPNYNSPGSNQNYSGPPNSYQVSQAGYGRNDHSMNYQYR
- the ILF3 gene encoding interleukin enhancer-binding factor 3 isoform X3; protein product: MRPMRIFVNDDRHVMAKHSAVYPTQEELTAVQNMVSHTERALKAVSDWINEQEKGSGEQPEPETMETVAEEENKEGSEPKTTENLTRTLRGVMRVGLVAKGLLLKGDLDLELVLLCKEKPTIGLLEKVADNLGTQLAAITEDKYEIIQSVSEAAIIIKNTKEPPLTLTIHLTSPVVREEMEKMLAGETLSVNDSPDVLDRQKCLAALASLRHAKWFQARANGLKSCVIVIRVLRDLCTRVPTWAPLRGWPLELLCEKSIGTANRPMGAGEALRRVLECLASGIVMPDGSGIYDPCEKEATDAIGHLDRQQREDITQSAQHALRLAAFGQLHKVLGMDPLPSKMPKKPKNENPVDYTVQIPPSTTYAIAPLKRPMEEDGEEKSPSKKKKKIQKKGIELAREEKSEPPQAMNALMKLNQLKPGLQYKLVSQTGPVHAPIFTMSVEVDGISYEASGPSKKTAKLHVAVKVLQDMGLPTGVEGRERGDESAEETDQKPVAITAPPVVETVCTPSAASPSEQTENVKQQGPILTKHGKNPVMELNEKRRGLKYELISETGGSHDKRFVMEVEVDGQKFQGAGSNKKVAKAYAALAALEKLFPDAPLPMEQKKKRAPMPARGGPKFPVKHNPGYGMGGPMHTEVPPPPNMRGRGRGGNIRGRGRGRGGFGGANHGGYMNAGAGYGSYGYGGNSATAGYSQFYSNGGHSGNAGGGGGSAGYGSYYQGGDYSSPAPPKHAGKKQQHGGQQKPAYGSGYQPHQGQQQQSYNQNQYSNYGPPQGKQKGYNQGNYASYSNSYNSPAGGGGGSDYNYESYGGGGGRGGSGANNYGSGGAAYNAGSHGGYGGGAGGGGSSYQGGYSQPNYNSPGSNQNYSGPPNSYQVSQAGYGRNDHSMNYQYR